A single window of Methanofastidiosum sp. DNA harbors:
- a CDS encoding ABC transporter permease, with product MTLIDTIISVWTIHQITLRTIQHLYMFSIALIISIVIGVALAILVYSNPKLANLWLNVLNVIEMIPELALFIFLLPILGLGEKPTIAACVLYSILPIMRNSYTGLAHVSNEYIEIAKAIGLTKNEILLKIRLPMALPLISSGIRVAVVYIMGIATLGGLIAAGGLGVPLQAGIYRYDIPTIIVAALWVGTLGVFFDFIAWIIENRLARRFNPW from the coding sequence TTGACTTTAATAGATACCATCATATCAGTCTGGACAATCCATCAAATTACTTTGAGGACTATCCAGCACCTTTACATGTTCTCTATTGCTTTGATTATCTCGATAGTAATAGGTGTGGCATTGGCTATTTTAGTTTATAGTAATCCTAAACTTGCTAATCTCTGGTTAAATGTGTTAAATGTCATAGAGATGATACCTGAGTTGGCTTTATTCATTTTTCTCTTGCCTATTCTGGGGCTAGGGGAGAAACCTACGATAGCAGCATGTGTATTATATTCGATACTCCCGATTATGAGAAATTCCTATACAGGACTTGCCCATGTTAGCAATGAATATATTGAAATTGCGAAGGCAATTGGCCTTACAAAAAATGAGATCCTATTAAAGATACGACTCCCGATGGCGTTGCCCTTGATAAGCAGTGGGATTAGGGTAGCAGTTGTATATATAATGGGCATTGCTACTTTAGGTGGTCTAATTGCAGCAGGGGGCCTTGGAGTTCCTCTACAAGCGGGAATCTATAGATATGATATCCCCACCATAATAGTCGCTGCCCTATGGGTCGGGACGCTTGGAGTTTTTTTTGACTTTATAGCATGGATAATAGAAAATAGATTAGCCCGGAGGTTCAATCCTTGGTAG
- a CDS encoding ABC transporter permease, protein MVALSPLFDAILQHLTLVFTSLAIGICLATPLAIFSVFYKRVSYVVLTTINMAQSIPSFALVAIIVPLAGIGFVPGIVAIVLGSIVPIVKNMYVGLAKTDTALIDTGKGMGLTDLQIVRYVRLPLAYPAIFAGLKFSAIIANGIAVLTAIIGSGGLGRIIFEGLSSFNINKTLSGAIPAILIALSLDMIFSIAEKKLKTKSVY, encoded by the coding sequence TTGGTAGCTTTATCCCCTCTTTTCGATGCTATTCTACAACACCTTACTTTGGTCTTTACGTCATTAGCTATAGGGATATGTCTTGCAACACCTCTTGCCATCTTTTCTGTTTTTTATAAACGTGTTTCTTATGTTGTCTTAACTACAATAAACATGGCCCAGAGTATACCAAGTTTCGCACTCGTTGCAATAATAGTTCCTTTAGCCGGGATAGGATTTGTACCTGGGATAGTTGCTATAGTCTTGGGTTCAATTGTGCCTATTGTAAAGAATATGTATGTAGGTCTAGCAAAAACTGATACAGCACTTATAGATACAGGTAAAGGCATGGGATTAACAGACCTCCAGATAGTAAGATATGTGAGACTTCCTCTAGCATATCCTGCTATATTTGCGGGATTAAAATTCTCTGCCATAATTGCCAACGGCATAGCAGTCTTAACAGCAATTATTGGGAGCGGAGGGCTGGGGAGGATAATTTTCGAAGGATTATCCAGTTTCAATATTAATAAAACATTGAGCGGTGCAATACCTGCAATCCTTATAGCCCTATCTTTAGATATGATATTTTCAATAGCAGAAAAAAAATTAAAAACAAAATCAGTTTACTGA
- a CDS encoding DUF432 domain-containing protein, whose translation MYGYYKSPLNPLRISKDGIHLQIKKDGNNLHYERTILNDSIEKILLTKDCGIIINPIEAHKIRNQVTPYLLIEFEKSVFVEPKGTNNVYITFPVDIGVFISGHKNYDLLDVFTLAKQKYTLYGDPRSGVICKYHKSPVLTSIPTDLNPLVNGVIKLKLINTTDAWMEITKTVFDSHEMKVYFDENLVSIKANMKVLNEKIAETEFVNSGIKRGMKKSLEIFEPAKITVSQKKFTMEEGI comes from the coding sequence ATGTATGGGTATTACAAATCTCCTCTAAACCCGCTCAGAATATCAAAAGACGGGATACACCTTCAAATAAAAAAGGATGGTAATAATCTTCACTATGAAAGAACTATCCTTAATGATTCTATAGAGAAAATACTTTTGACAAAGGACTGCGGCATTATAATAAATCCGATTGAAGCCCACAAAATTCGCAATCAAGTGACCCCATACTTATTGATAGAATTTGAAAAATCGGTCTTTGTTGAGCCGAAGGGAACAAACAATGTTTATATCACTTTTCCAGTTGATATAGGTGTTTTTATTTCTGGGCATAAAAATTATGACCTCTTGGATGTATTCACCCTTGCAAAACAAAAATATACCTTGTATGGGGACCCAAGAAGTGGAGTTATATGCAAATACCATAAAAGCCCTGTTTTGACATCAATACCTACTGATTTGAACCCATTAGTTAATGGTGTAATAAAGCTAAAGCTGATTAATACTACAGATGCTTGGATGGAAATAACGAAGACTGTTTTTGATTCACATGAAATGAAAGTTTATTTTGACGAGAATCTCGTTTCAATTAAGGCCAATATGAAAGTATTAAATGAGAAAATTGCGGAAACTGAATTTGTTAATTCCGGTATTAAGAGGGGAATGAAGAAATCTCTTGAAATTTTCGAACCGGCAAAGATTACTGTTTCACAGAAGAAATTTACCATGGAGGAAGGTATTTGA
- a CDS encoding dihydrolipoyl dehydrogenase encodes MKKYDVLVIGSGAGMGVASDALSNGYKVAVVDKGPLGGTCLNLGCIPSKLLIFPSDRVAEIENSKKLGVEANITKIRFREIMERMRSSIAEDREQMRKGIKQAKKLDFYEDTGHFVEDYTVSVNGKKISGEKIFIAAGARPLIPNVNGLDEIEYLTNESILELNELPKSVVILGGGYIACEFGHFLAGMGSEVTIIQRNVRLVANEEPEVSELLLKEMSKRMKIYTNTEVIEATRKGDLFKIIGKERSSGNTIEVTAEKVLVAGGRVPNSDLLKVQNTGVQTDSRGYIKVNDYLETSKENIWAFGDVIGKYMFRHSANKEAAYAWHNSLHGKRLPMDYTAIPHAVFSYPEIASVGMTENEAKKKHKVLVGYSKYNNVAKGIAMLEEEAFAKAIVDKESNKILGFHIIGPYASILIQEVINVMANNMNFKSIFKGMHIHPALPELIPSTFANLRERKD; translated from the coding sequence ATGAAAAAATACGATGTTTTAGTTATTGGCTCAGGTGCTGGCATGGGCGTGGCAAGCGACGCTCTTTCAAATGGATATAAAGTGGCGGTTGTAGACAAGGGGCCTCTTGGTGGAACATGTTTAAATTTAGGATGTATACCTTCAAAATTACTGATTTTTCCCTCGGATAGAGTAGCAGAAATAGAAAACTCAAAAAAACTTGGTGTGGAAGCGAATATAACTAAAATTCGTTTTAGAGAAATAATGGAAAGAATGAGGTCTTCTATTGCAGAAGATAGAGAACAGATGAGGAAAGGGATAAAACAGGCAAAAAAACTTGATTTTTATGAGGATACTGGACATTTTGTAGAAGACTACACAGTTTCAGTAAATGGGAAAAAGATATCTGGAGAAAAGATTTTCATTGCTGCTGGCGCACGACCTCTTATCCCAAATGTAAATGGTCTAGACGAAATAGAATATCTGACAAATGAAAGTATTCTAGAGTTAAATGAACTTCCAAAGAGCGTAGTAATTTTAGGCGGCGGTTACATTGCATGTGAATTCGGCCATTTTCTAGCGGGTATGGGTAGTGAAGTAACGATAATTCAGAGAAATGTGAGGCTTGTTGCAAATGAGGAGCCTGAAGTCTCAGAGCTACTCTTGAAAGAAATGTCAAAGAGGATGAAGATATACACAAACACGGAAGTTATTGAAGCTACAAGAAAAGGAGACCTATTCAAAATAATCGGGAAAGAAAGAAGTTCAGGAAATACTATCGAAGTGACAGCAGAAAAAGTTTTAGTTGCAGGAGGGAGGGTTCCTAACTCTGATTTGTTAAAAGTTCAGAACACGGGCGTTCAAACAGACTCCAGAGGATATATCAAAGTAAATGACTATTTAGAAACTTCAAAGGAGAACATCTGGGCCTTTGGAGATGTAATAGGAAAATACATGTTCAGGCATTCTGCTAATAAGGAAGCTGCATATGCTTGGCATAATAGCCTCCATGGAAAGAGGCTTCCCATGGATTACACTGCCATTCCACATGCTGTTTTTTCATATCCGGAGATTGCGTCTGTTGGTATGACTGAAAATGAGGCAAAAAAGAAACACAAAGTCCTTGTCGGCTATTCAAAGTACAATAACGTTGCGAAAGGGATTGCAATGTTAGAGGAAGAAGCATTTGCTAAAGCCATTGTTGACAAAGAGAGTAATAAAATTTTAGGATTTCACATAATTGGGCCTTACGCTTCAATCCTAATCCAGGAAGTAATCAATGTAATGGCTAACAATATGAACTTTAAGTCAATATTCAAAGGGATGCATATCCATCCTGCATTGCCTGAGCTGATCCCTTCAACTTTTGCAAATCTTAGGGAAAGAAAAGATTAG
- a CDS encoding GNAT family N-acetyltransferase translates to MIKILDSYFPGVIGKITELHANYYSKNWGFGLYFESKVATELSEFLNRFDKNSDGIWIAQENDQIVGSIIIDGNNPDSEGARLRWFILNPKFQGTGIGNLLMEKAITFCKEKEHGRVYLWTFAGLDAAKHLYEKYGFKLCKEHQDNQWGKTVTEQMFELFLEK, encoded by the coding sequence ATGATTAAGATATTGGATAGTTATTTTCCTGGAGTTATTGGAAAAATAACTGAACTCCATGCAAACTACTATTCTAAAAATTGGGGGTTTGGCCTTTACTTTGAATCAAAAGTTGCAACTGAACTATCTGAATTCTTAAATCGATTTGATAAAAATAGCGATGGAATATGGATTGCACAGGAAAATGATCAAATTGTCGGATCAATAATAATTGACGGGAATAATCCAGATAGTGAAGGGGCGAGATTAAGGTGGTTCATACTCAATCCCAAGTTTCAAGGTACAGGTATAGGCAACCTATTGATGGAGAAAGCAATTACTTTCTGTAAAGAAAAAGAGCATGGAAGGGTATACCTTTGGACATTTGCTGGGCTTGATGCTGCAAAGCACCTTTATGAAAAATACGGCTTCAAGTTGTGCAAAGAACATCAGGATAATCAATGGGGGAAAACAGTAACTGAGCAGATGTTTGAACTATTCTTAGAAAAATAA
- a CDS encoding mechanosensitive ion channel family protein — translation MNLDEISDTLTKAIGVIEADRIFPYLLAFIILILSIILAKGLSVFLRRSLRDKFDKDRLGILLKGSYYGVIIIAVILALPLLGINTSGLLVAGGVTGIVIGFASQSIVGNLISGLFIMAERPIKIGSQVEIDNVRGFVEDIGVMSTILRNYDGLFIRIPNEKVFTNNIINISANIARRIEYTIGIRYTDDAEKAIKIIGDLIEEHPFVLKKPTPDVYVNNLGENAVELIVKAWAPASQWYTTKKELLWKIKTNLEKEGIHVPFPQRVVWFANQKSDTNKLN, via the coding sequence TTGAATCTTGATGAAATTTCTGATACTTTGACAAAGGCCATTGGAGTTATCGAAGCTGACAGGATCTTCCCATATCTTTTGGCCTTTATTATACTTATTTTATCAATAATTTTAGCAAAGGGCCTTTCTGTATTCCTAAGAAGATCTCTAAGGGACAAGTTTGACAAAGACAGATTAGGCATCCTGCTTAAAGGAAGTTATTATGGAGTAATCATAATAGCTGTAATTCTAGCACTCCCCCTCTTAGGGATCAATACGTCGGGCCTTCTAGTTGCAGGAGGAGTCACAGGTATAGTTATAGGTTTTGCAAGTCAGAGTATAGTTGGAAATCTCATATCTGGATTATTTATAATGGCTGAGAGGCCAATTAAGATAGGGAGTCAAGTTGAAATAGATAATGTAAGGGGTTTTGTTGAAGACATAGGTGTTATGTCAACTATACTAAGGAACTATGACGGCCTATTTATCAGGATACCAAATGAGAAGGTATTCACAAATAATATAATAAATATAAGCGCTAACATCGCCAGAAGGATTGAGTATACAATTGGAATAAGATATACTGATGACGCTGAAAAAGCAATAAAAATAATAGGGGATTTGATTGAGGAGCATCCCTTCGTTTTAAAGAAACCTACCCCAGATGTTTATGTTAATAACCTAGGGGAAAATGCTGTTGAACTTATAGTAAAAGCTTGGGCGCCTGCGTCTCAGTGGTATACGACAAAAAAGGAGCTTTTGTGGAAGATCAAGACAAACCTTGAAAAAGAGGGTATTCACGTTCCGTTTCCACAGAGGGTCGTTTGGTTTGCAAATCAGAAGTCTGACACTAACAAATTAAATTAA
- a CDS encoding ATP-binding cassette domain-containing protein, whose product MTKIYKDSRVINDLSFEICKGELFVILGSSGSGKTTTLKLINRLIDPDEGAVYLNGNDTKTMDSVKLRRKIGYVIQQIGLFPHMMVKENIGLIPRLEKWNEENILNKIDELLTLVALPPQLFRTRYPNQLSGGQQQRVGLARALVMDPPLLLMDEPFGALDPLLRMQLQNEFLSIKRKLDKTIVFVTHDIEESFILADRIGVMHEGKMLQIGTP is encoded by the coding sequence GTGACAAAAATATACAAAGACTCAAGAGTAATAAATGATCTTTCGTTTGAAATATGCAAGGGAGAACTATTTGTAATATTGGGTTCCAGTGGCTCTGGAAAGACCACAACTTTGAAGTTAATTAATAGGCTCATCGATCCCGATGAAGGGGCAGTTTATCTCAATGGTAACGATACTAAAACAATGGACTCTGTTAAACTTAGAAGAAAAATAGGATATGTTATACAGCAGATTGGTCTCTTCCCACATATGATGGTTAAAGAGAATATTGGCCTAATCCCTCGTCTAGAAAAATGGAATGAAGAGAATATTTTAAATAAGATTGACGAACTTCTAACGCTTGTTGCACTACCTCCTCAACTATTCAGAACTCGTTATCCAAATCAATTAAGCGGGGGCCAACAACAAAGGGTCGGACTTGCAAGGGCTCTTGTTATGGATCCACCATTGTTGCTCATGGACGAGCCCTTTGGTGCGCTCGATCCACTCCTAAGGATGCAACTTCAAAATGAATTTCTTTCAATAAAAAGAAAATTAGACAAAACAATTGTTTTTGTTACTCATGATATAGAAGAAAGTTTCATTTTAGCCGATAGGATTGGGGTAATGCATGAGGGGAAAATGCTCCAGATTGGGACGCCTTGA
- a CDS encoding glycine betaine ABC transporter substrate-binding protein, with translation MKNKLFLSALLIFVLIVAASGCIGQGTEKKIVIGTMPYNEEYILGHMISLLLEDAGYKTEVKEGLGGTLINYEALKREQINVFVGYTGAFYNTILKLPALDNWGPNIVYNEVEKGLREKEGITVVTKLGFKNNYAISVPRSWAEEKNLTKVSELAPYAPSMVLGTDIEYPTAPDGLPTFEKAYGFKFKDVKSMEPTLVYEAIKNKLVDVITGYTTDKRGELFDLVVLEDDKGGLLPYDAIIITTSSFAKDEAVVGVLKKLEGKIDDKAMADMNYQYDIEKKESRDIARAFLISQGLIKN, from the coding sequence ATGAAAAATAAATTATTTCTCTCCGCATTATTAATATTTGTCTTGATTGTTGCAGCCTCTGGATGCATAGGTCAAGGTACTGAGAAAAAAATTGTAATAGGCACAATGCCTTACAATGAGGAATACATTCTTGGGCATATGATATCCTTGTTATTGGAAGATGCCGGGTACAAAACTGAAGTCAAAGAAGGGCTTGGTGGCACACTTATCAATTATGAAGCCTTAAAGCGTGAGCAGATTAATGTATTTGTTGGATATACCGGAGCTTTTTATAATACTATCCTAAAACTACCTGCACTAGATAACTGGGGCCCCAACATAGTTTACAATGAAGTGGAAAAGGGATTAAGAGAAAAGGAAGGAATAACAGTCGTTACTAAACTTGGATTTAAGAACAACTATGCAATCTCTGTTCCAAGGAGCTGGGCCGAAGAGAAAAATCTTACAAAAGTTAGCGAGCTTGCGCCATATGCACCGTCAATGGTACTTGGAACCGACATAGAATATCCAACTGCCCCAGACGGGCTTCCAACATTTGAAAAGGCGTACGGATTCAAATTTAAAGATGTAAAATCAATGGAGCCAACACTCGTATACGAGGCCATAAAAAATAAACTAGTCGATGTTATCACCGGTTACACAACTGACAAGAGGGGAGAGCTATTTGATCTAGTCGTATTAGAGGATGACAAAGGCGGGCTTTTACCATACGATGCAATTATTATAACAACTAGCTCATTCGCTAAAGATGAGGCCGTAGTTGGAGTTCTAAAAAAACTTGAAGGAAAGATTGATGACAAAGCTATGGCTGACATGAACTACCAGTATGACATTGAGAAGAAGGAATCAAGGGATATCGCTAGAGCCTTTTTAATCTCACAAGGGCTGATTAAAAATTAA
- a CDS encoding dihydroorotate dehydrogenase-like protein — MINLSTSYMGLNLKNPIVASPSYLWENPNNIKKAEKSGAAAVVLHSLFEEQLEIEQMELNRFLLQGTESYAEALTYFPEIKEFKFAPDEYIELVKEVKANSEIPIIGSLNGVSDGGWIKYAQKIEQAGADGLELNIYYIPTDISTKSEKIEENYYNLVKSVKQKIRIPLAVKLCPYFTSTPNVLKNLEKAGADAFVIFNRFYQPDIDIENLEITPNLVLSNSDELRLRLRWAAIMYGKIKPDIAITGGVHTGSDVIKSIMAGANVSMMTSALIKNGVGHIEKVLTEVTEWLSKNDYESIKSIQGLMSQEKVLEPSAYERANYMKTLGSYK, encoded by the coding sequence ATGATTAATCTTTCAACAAGCTATATGGGTCTTAATTTAAAGAATCCCATAGTTGCTTCACCTTCATACCTATGGGAAAATCCAAATAATATTAAAAAAGCTGAGAAGTCAGGCGCTGCTGCTGTAGTTTTGCACTCTTTATTTGAAGAGCAGCTTGAAATTGAACAGATGGAGCTGAATAGATTTCTACTTCAGGGTACAGAAAGTTATGCAGAAGCCTTGACATATTTTCCAGAGATAAAGGAATTCAAGTTTGCCCCGGATGAGTATATCGAACTTGTAAAGGAAGTTAAGGCCAATTCAGAAATCCCAATTATCGGAAGCTTAAACGGTGTTTCAGATGGCGGATGGATAAAATATGCACAAAAGATTGAACAGGCCGGAGCAGATGGACTGGAGCTAAACATTTACTACATCCCAACTGATATCTCAACAAAATCTGAAAAAATTGAAGAAAACTATTATAATCTTGTTAAGAGCGTCAAACAAAAGATTAGGATCCCTTTGGCAGTTAAGCTCTGCCCTTATTTCACTTCAACACCCAACGTATTAAAAAATTTAGAAAAAGCAGGTGCTGATGCTTTTGTCATATTCAATAGATTCTACCAGCCAGATATTGACATTGAGAATCTTGAAATAACTCCAAACCTTGTTTTGAGCAATAGCGATGAACTAAGACTAAGGCTAAGATGGGCCGCGATAATGTATGGAAAGATAAAGCCGGATATTGCAATCACAGGCGGTGTTCACACCGGATCAGATGTCATAAAATCAATTATGGCTGGAGCAAATGTTTCTATGATGACATCAGCGTTGATAAAAAACGGCGTTGGCCATATTGAAAAAGTCTTGACCGAAGTTACAGAGTGGCTTTCTAAAAATGACTATGAATCAATAAAATCGATACAAGGACTCATGTCTCAGGAGAAAGTTTTAGAGCCTTCGGCATATGAGCGAGCAAACTACATGAAAACCTTGGGGTCTTACAAGTAA